A stretch of Bacteroides sp. DNA encodes these proteins:
- a CDS encoding TlpA disulfide reductase family protein encodes MRKRVLLPILSILAFACSNGRFGNSEGFEVDGRFENAENSQLLFEELTTNNLIPLDTIETDDSGRFRYEGSVSSPGFYILRFDRNNFITLLLEAGEKVQVSGDARRLPQTYTVEGSEGSELLAELNLSQRKSYEKVDSLAAIFRDIQGADNFVEQKKELDLAYTRVFEEQQQFVMDFIDAHPGSLASVIALYQFFGNQALLSEADHFDYFEKLSISLAEEYPDNKHVLDLKRRVNEWKRNQMQRQEVEENLGVGNEAPEIVLPDPDGKTIALSSLRGKVVLIDFWAAWCKPCRLANPMLKELYDRYRKQGFEIYGVSLDRDREQWIQGIKDDKINWIQVSDLRFWNSPVVSLYNVEAIPFSILVDREGNIMAKGLSVKELEDFLAETFK; translated from the coding sequence ATGCGCAAACGGGTTCTCCTCCCTATCCTTTCAATCCTTGCTTTTGCTTGTTCAAACGGAAGGTTTGGTAACAGTGAAGGCTTTGAAGTTGATGGAAGGTTTGAAAATGCAGAAAATAGCCAGTTGCTTTTCGAAGAACTAACCACCAATAACCTCATTCCGCTCGACACTATAGAAACCGATGATTCAGGACGCTTTCGCTATGAAGGCTCGGTTTCAAGTCCAGGGTTTTACATTCTGAGATTCGATCGCAATAATTTTATTACGCTTTTGCTGGAGGCTGGTGAGAAGGTTCAGGTTTCCGGTGATGCCCGGCGGCTGCCGCAAACCTATACGGTTGAAGGTTCGGAAGGGTCGGAATTGCTGGCCGAATTGAACCTCTCCCAGCGTAAGAGCTACGAAAAGGTGGACTCCCTTGCAGCCATATTCAGGGATATTCAGGGTGCTGATAACTTTGTAGAGCAGAAAAAAGAATTGGATCTGGCCTATACCCGCGTTTTTGAAGAACAACAGCAGTTCGTCATGGACTTCATCGATGCCCATCCGGGTTCTTTGGCTTCTGTTATTGCCCTTTACCAGTTTTTTGGGAACCAGGCCTTGCTGAGCGAAGCGGACCATTTTGATTATTTTGAAAAACTGTCCATCTCCCTGGCAGAGGAATACCCCGACAACAAGCACGTCCTCGACCTGAAGCGAAGGGTGAATGAATGGAAGCGAAACCAGATGCAGCGGCAGGAGGTAGAGGAGAACCTTGGCGTTGGTAATGAAGCTCCGGAAATCGTGCTCCCCGACCCTGATGGGAAAACCATTGCTCTTTCTTCCTTGCGGGGAAAGGTGGTCTTGATCGATTTTTGGGCTGCCTGGTGCAAGCCCTGCCGGCTGGCCAATCCTATGCTGAAAGAACTATATGACCGTTACCGGAAGCAGGGCTTTGAAATTTATGGAGTATCTCTCGACCGCGATCGTGAGCAGTGGATTCAGGGCATCAAGGATGATAAGATCAACTGGATCCAGGTAAGTGACCTTCGCTTCTGGAACTCACCGGTAGTAAGCCTTTATAACGTGGAGGCCATCCCATTCAGCATCCTGGTCGACAGGGAAGGAAATATCATGGCAAAGGGTCTTTCGGTGAAAGAATTGGAAGATTTTTTGGCAGAAACGTTTAAATAA
- a CDS encoding rod shape-determining protein MreD — protein MGTGIFRHIIQFIILVVIQVTVLNNIRFGGYVNPYVYVLFVLLLPIDIPGWLLLASAFVMGLTIDLFSDTQGMHAAATVFLAFTRPGVIRMITGRWDFDPGTIPSISSMGVRWIVLYSIVLVFIHHSLLFFLEIFRFSEFFITLGRIGLSTAITTIMVYLGFLLLDNPDRRKR, from the coding sequence ATGGGAACCGGAATCTTCAGGCACATTATTCAATTTATCATCCTGGTGGTGATCCAGGTGACGGTCCTTAACAACATTCGCTTTGGAGGTTATGTCAATCCCTATGTTTATGTATTGTTTGTGTTACTGCTCCCCATTGATATTCCCGGCTGGCTTTTGTTGGCCAGCGCTTTTGTGATGGGCCTTACCATTGATTTGTTTTCTGACACCCAAGGGATGCATGCTGCTGCTACAGTATTTCTGGCGTTTACGCGCCCGGGGGTGATTCGTATGATAACCGGGCGGTGGGATTTTGATCCCGGCACAATACCTTCCATCTCTTCTATGGGTGTCCGCTGGATTGTCCTTTATTCCATTGTATTGGTTTTTATTCATCATTCCCTGCTGTTTTTCCTTGAGATATTCAGGTTCAGTGAATTCTTTATTACCCTGGGCAGAATTGGCTTAAGCACTGCCATTACAACCATTATGGTTTATCTTGGTTTCCTTCTCCTTGATAATCCCGACAGAAGAAAGCGGTAG
- the mreC gene encoding rod shape-determining protein MreC, which yields MRNLFQFIARNYFFFLFLLLETLAFTLVYQHQHYQRAYFASSANAVAGRFYSMTSGVIDYLSLRKTNAQLSEENARLLNATSESFLKTDRQVFTFRDTLHSRQFQYVNAEVINNSINRRDNYMTLNKGRRHGIEPDMGVITFNGVVGIVANVSDHFSSVISLLHKDMQISARLKKNDHIGTLIWEGLDYRKVVLTYIPSHVALSVGDSIVTSGYSVIFPSDLFIGTISDFEVRRGDNFFSAEVELAIDFNNLKYVQVVNNLMMEEIQQLESQTQSTDR from the coding sequence ATGCGGAACCTCTTTCAATTTATCGCACGGAATTATTTCTTCTTTTTGTTTCTCCTGCTGGAAACCCTGGCATTCACCTTGGTGTATCAACATCAGCATTATCAGCGTGCTTATTTTGCCAGTTCCGCCAATGCCGTCGCCGGACGTTTTTACAGCATGACTTCCGGGGTGATTGATTATCTCTCCTTGCGCAAAACCAATGCACAGCTTTCGGAAGAAAATGCCCGTTTGCTCAACGCTACAAGCGAGTCCTTCCTGAAGACCGACCGGCAGGTGTTTACCTTTCGCGATACCTTACACTCCAGGCAATTTCAGTATGTGAATGCTGAAGTAATCAACAACAGCATCAATCGTCGCGATAATTACATGACCCTGAACAAGGGCAGGCGTCATGGGATTGAACCGGATATGGGGGTCATCACTTTTAACGGGGTTGTGGGCATCGTGGCCAATGTTTCTGATCATTTTAGCTCGGTTATTTCGCTGCTCCATAAGGACATGCAGATTTCGGCCAGGTTAAAAAAGAACGATCATATCGGAACCCTGATCTGGGAGGGCCTGGATTATCGTAAGGTTGTTTTAACCTATATCCCCAGCCATGTTGCATTAAGTGTAGGTGATAGCATCGTTACCAGCGGCTATTCCGTAATCTTTCCAAGTGATTTATTTATTGGCACGATCAGTGACTTTGAGGTCCGGAGGGGCGATAACTTCTTTTCGGCTGAAGTAGAACTGGCCATTGATTTTAATAACCTCAAGTATGTCCAGGTGGTGAATAACCTGATGATGGAAGAGATTCAGCAACTGGAAAGTCAAACCCAAAGCACTGACAGGTAA
- a CDS encoding rod shape-determining protein encodes MGLFSFLTKEIAIDLGTANTVIIHNDKVVVEEPSIVAIDRLSGKIIAVGKQAMMMHGKTHENIKTLRPLRDGVIADFQAAEAMIRAMIKMIDTKKPLFPPSLKMVICIPSGITEVEERAVRDSCEQAGAKEVRLIHEPMAAAIGIGIDVLEPSGNIVIDVGGGTTEIAVIALGGIVCNKSIRIAGDDFNTDIMEYMRKQHNILIGERTAEKIKIEVGAAITDIENPPPDLAVHGRDMMTGIPKEITVGYQEVAHSLDKSISKIEAAVLNALEMTPPELAADIFRTGIYMAGGGSLLRGVDKRIALKTKLPVHVAEDPLRAVARGTGIALKNFDKFPFLIK; translated from the coding sequence ATGGGCTTATTCTCTTTTTTGACCAAGGAAATTGCCATTGACCTTGGCACCGCTAACACGGTTATTATTCATAATGATAAGGTGGTGGTGGAGGAACCTTCTATCGTTGCCATTGACCGTTTGAGCGGGAAGATCATTGCTGTGGGAAAGCAGGCCATGATGATGCATGGGAAAACGCATGAGAACATCAAGACCTTGCGCCCCCTGCGCGATGGTGTCATTGCTGATTTCCAGGCTGCAGAAGCCATGATCAGGGCCATGATCAAGATGATCGACACCAAAAAGCCTTTGTTCCCCCCTTCACTGAAAATGGTGATCTGTATTCCCTCTGGGATTACGGAAGTGGAAGAAAGGGCTGTTCGCGACTCTTGTGAACAGGCTGGTGCGAAGGAAGTCAGGCTGATTCATGAACCCATGGCAGCAGCCATTGGCATAGGCATCGATGTGCTGGAGCCCTCAGGTAACATCGTCATCGATGTAGGTGGTGGTACCACCGAAATTGCCGTTATTGCGCTGGGCGGCATCGTTTGCAATAAATCGATACGCATCGCAGGGGATGACTTCAATACCGACATCATGGAATATATGCGCAAGCAGCATAATATCCTGATTGGTGAGCGTACCGCTGAAAAGATCAAGATCGAGGTTGGGGCAGCCATTACCGACATTGAGAACCCGCCTCCAGATCTTGCGGTGCACGGACGGGACATGATGACTGGGATACCAAAGGAAATTACCGTTGGTTATCAGGAAGTGGCCCATTCGCTCGATAAGTCTATTTCAAAAATCGAGGCTGCAGTACTGAATGCATTGGAGATGACGCCTCCTGAATTGGCGGCCGATATTTTCCGTACGGGTATTTATATGGCGGGCGGGGGTTCGTTGTTGCGCGGGGTCGACAAGCGGATTGCCCTCAAGACCAAGCTGCCGGTACACGTGGCGGAAGATCCCCTCAGGGCTGTGGCCAGGGGTACAGGCATTGCGCTTAAAAACTTTGACAAATTCCCGTTCCTTATCAAGTAA